A part of Miscanthus floridulus cultivar M001 chromosome 6, ASM1932011v1, whole genome shotgun sequence genomic DNA contains:
- the LOC136461817 gene encoding LEAF RUST 10 DISEASE-RESISTANCEUS RECEPTOR-LIKE PROTEIN KINASE-like 2.1 translates to MTAVLLPSLVLHTSVAFLLQLPTIAAASQTTEPPEQQGCSSPKACGSLNISYPFWLEEPGRPPCGSPSFQLKCNSSGAFLSRSMFQAYRVVSIFYQNSSLHVVDENLPLAAGCPAPCFNLSLSMGFMPAFAISRANSELRFLSRCDEPVPEAVPGFQRMPCDNYSFVGFRRRFGRSYGGREHGATPPPGCLVAVVPTLPATDRDSRHNYVASLRSGFLLEWTVVSGDCSKCTASGGECMYPDNGLGFSCNCPDGIHYPVNCGSKRTGSRKIMLIVLMAVAGTLLLPCIYVLICHRKGQKACFLIGKTTSSKNERNIEVLISSHGSLAPKRYKYSEATKITSSINNKLGEGGYGVVFKGRLNDGRLVAVKFLHGSKAKGEEFVNEVMSIGRTSHVNIVSLYGFCLEGSKRALIYEYMANGSLDKYIYSENPKQILGWERLYAIAVGIARGLEYLHHSCNTRIVHFDIKPQNILLDHDFCPKIADFGLAKLCRTKESKLSVTGARGTIGFIAPEVHSRTFGVASTKSDVYSYGMLLLEMVGGRKNVKIMVEKSSQNYFPDWIYDHYAQNDGLLACEVTQEDEEIARKMILIGLWCIQILPMHRPTITKVLEMFESGSNELEMPSKQNFSQVLEDLAYNMNAESTSPSSTTTIQAYSDTLNAKEISLTNHTTLTRPL, encoded by the exons ATGACTGCGGTGCTCTTGCCATCACTTGTTCTCCACACTTCTGTAGCCTTCTTGCTACAGCTACCAACaatagctgctgcttcccaaacaacAGAGCCGCCTGAACAACAAGGCTGCAGCTCGCCCAAGGCATGCGGGAGCCTGAACATCTCGTACCCATTCTGGCTGGAGGAGCCAGGGCGGCCGCCGTGCGGGTCGCCGTCCTTCCAGCTCAAGTGCAACAGCAGCGGCGCGTTCCTGAGCCGCTCCATGTTCCAGGCGTACCGGGTGGTGAGCATCTTCTACCAGAACAGCTCCCTGCACGTGGTGGACGAGAACCTGCCCCTCGCCGCCGGCTGCCCGGCGCCGTGCTTCAACCTCTCGCTCAGCATGGGGTTCATGCCGGCGTTCGCCATCAGCAGAGCCAACAGCGAGCTGCGGTTCCTCTCCCGGTGCGACGAGCCGGTGCCGGAGGCTGTGCCTGGGTTTCAGCGCATGCCTTGTGACAACTACTCGTTCGTCGGGTTTAGACGGCGGTTCGGAAGAAGCTACGGCGGCAGAGAGCACGGGGCAACACCGCCGCCGGGCTGCCTTGTCGCTGTCGTGCCGACTCTCCCGGCGACAGACCGGGACAGCAGGCACAACTACGTCGCGAGCTTGAGGAGTGGGTTTCTGCTGGAGTGGACGGTGGTCTCAGGGGATTGCTCCAAGTGCACTGCAAGCGGCGGGGAATGCATGTACCCTGACAACGGCCTGGGTTTCTCCTGCAACTGCCCCGACGGCATACATTACCCAGTGAACTGCG GTAGTAAGAGGACTGGCAGCAGAAAGATAATGCTGATAG TGTTGATGGCAGTGGCTGGAACCTTGCTCCTTCCATGTATTTATGTGCTGATATGTCATAGAAAGGGGCAAAAAGCATGTTTTCTCATTGGTAAAACGACTAGCAGCAAAAACGAAAGGAACATTGAGGTCTTAATATCATCGCATGGATCACTAGCTCCAAAAAGATACAAGTACTCAGAAGCAACAAAAATAACATCTTCTATAAATAATAAGCTTGGAGAAGGCGGTTATGGTGTGGTTTTCAAAGGAAGGCTAAATGATGGTCGCCTAGTTGCTGTGAAATTCTTGCATGGCTCCAAAGCAAAAGGGGAGGAATTTGTGAATGAGGTTATGAGCATTGGCAGGACCTCGCATGTTAATATTGTTAGCTTGTATGGGTTTTGTTTGGAGGGGTCAAAACGAGCTCTTATATATGAGTACATGGCCAATGGTTCCTTGGATAAGTACATCTACTCGGAGAACCCTAAACAAATTTTAGGATGGGAAAGGCTTTATGCAATAGCAGTTGGGATTGCTCGTGGACTAGAATATTTGCACCATAGTTGTAACACACGTATTGTCCATTTCGACATCAAGCCTCAAAATATCCTTCTTGATCACGATTTTTGCCCCAAGATTGCTGATTTTGGTTTAGCTAAATTGTGTCGTACAAAGGAGAGCAAGCTTTCAGTGACTGGTGCTAGAGGAACAATTGGATTTATAGCTCCTGAAGTGCATTCACGGACATTTGGAGTGGCTTCGACAAAATCAGATGTTTATAGTTATGGAATGTTGTTGCTAGAGATGGTTGGAGGCAGGAAAAATGTAAAAATAATGGTTGAAAAATCAAGTCAGAATTATTTTCCAGATTGGATCTATGATCACTATGCTCAAAATGATGGACTACTGGCTTGTGAAGTTACACAGGAAGATGAGGAAATCGCAAGAAAAATGATTTTGATTGGCCTGTGGTGCATACAGATATTACCTATGCATCGCCCTACAATAACCAAAGTTTTAGAAATGTTTGAAAGTGGCTCAAATGAATTGGAGATGCCATCGAAGCAAAACTTCAGTCAAGTGCT cgAAGACCTAGCTTATAATATGAATGCAGAAAGCACAAGTCCCAGCAGTACTACGACAATACAAGCTTATAGTGACACGCTCAATGCCAAGGAGATAAGCCTTACAAATCATACGACGCTTACCCGGCCACTTTGA